Proteins encoded by one window of Simiduia curdlanivorans:
- a CDS encoding Wadjet anti-phage system protein JetA family protein, whose translation MFFSEHRLHFFRPFVGKYREVVAECVRLLYRRFYTDLSGYGQGRDRDFIIDVFSEAIARAPVLDSDDEFSEGRFKSSRELAGFILNALLEYGWLERQLDEATLRSYFSFTRMGRAFTQPFIDTGNSDYRSRNRNTRNTRNSLQAFYDKGEVYDLLDAFEYSERIISDFSDAISELDERRLQLVKEVESRQLIEQAADQFFDFIDTVFKPDLEVRLSADNVEKYRDQISSLVSKIRRRRPYGAGEHANLLWQTVMEKKLRTLLPGRVIEGQSLLENILFGIEERLKSACEIMLPALRRALNSFTARADIIIRQLSYLHTQVDHPVIDACRVLRELSAEDQEARLTLLGEQWAYCRPNWPAADQFTLRTRVSKRTVRAAVEELPELDVEAQKAQFIAQVLDQAFHISHLHLRKFVAERLLQTGQVHSRHLPVSDAAELMAMAHLISVQGERLNSDFRIDVTPVQTDEQGTQVFSPLHASDPYFTQRESFVLTLVDTREPEIHV comes from the coding sequence ATGTTTTTTTCAGAGCATAGGCTACATTTTTTCCGGCCTTTTGTGGGCAAGTACCGCGAAGTAGTGGCCGAATGCGTACGCTTACTGTATCGACGTTTTTACACCGATCTGTCCGGCTATGGGCAGGGCCGAGATAGAGATTTTATTATCGATGTGTTTTCCGAGGCGATTGCTCGGGCACCGGTATTAGATAGCGACGATGAGTTCTCCGAAGGTCGATTTAAATCCAGCCGTGAACTGGCAGGTTTCATCCTCAATGCGCTGTTGGAGTATGGCTGGCTTGAACGCCAGCTGGACGAGGCGACCTTGCGTAGTTATTTTAGCTTTACCCGCATGGGGCGCGCCTTTACCCAGCCGTTTATCGATACCGGCAATAGCGACTACCGCTCGCGCAATCGCAATACGCGCAATACCCGCAACAGTTTGCAGGCCTTTTACGATAAAGGTGAAGTTTACGATTTGCTCGACGCCTTCGAATATTCCGAGCGCATTATTAGCGATTTTTCCGATGCCATTTCTGAGTTGGATGAGCGTCGCCTGCAGCTGGTGAAAGAGGTTGAGTCGCGCCAGCTTATCGAGCAAGCAGCCGATCAATTTTTTGATTTTATCGACACTGTATTTAAACCGGATTTAGAGGTTCGGCTCTCAGCTGATAACGTGGAAAAATACCGCGACCAAATTTCCTCGCTGGTCAGTAAAATCAGGCGCAGGAGGCCCTATGGCGCGGGCGAACACGCGAATTTACTGTGGCAAACGGTGATGGAAAAAAAGCTGCGGACTTTATTGCCTGGGCGCGTCATCGAGGGCCAGTCGCTGTTAGAAAATATTCTATTCGGTATCGAAGAGCGATTAAAAAGCGCCTGTGAAATTATGTTGCCGGCACTGCGTAGGGCGCTGAATAGTTTCACCGCTAGGGCCGATATTATTATTCGTCAGTTGAGCTATTTACATACGCAAGTTGATCACCCTGTCATCGACGCATGCCGAGTCTTGCGCGAACTGTCGGCCGAAGATCAAGAGGCGAGATTAACTTTGCTTGGTGAACAGTGGGCCTATTGCCGGCCTAATTGGCCTGCTGCAGATCAGTTCACTTTGCGCACGCGCGTCTCCAAGCGCACGGTGCGCGCGGCGGTTGAAGAGCTGCCCGAGCTGGATGTCGAAGCACAAAAAGCACAATTCATCGCCCAGGTACTCGATCAAGCCTTTCATATCTCGCATTTGCATTTGCGTAAATTTGTCGCCGAGCGTCTGCTGCAGACAGGACAAGTTCACAGCCGGCATTTACCCGTTAGCGACGCCGCCGAGCTAATGGCTATGGCGCACTTAATTAGCGTGCAGGGCGAGCGATTGAATTCGGATTTCCGCATTGATGTGACACCTGTGCAAACGGACGAGCAGGGCACTCAAGTGTTTTCGCCCTTGCACGCCAGCGACCCATATTTTACCCAGCGCGAGTCGTTCGTGCTGACCTTGGTAGATACTCGAGAACCAGAAATACATGTCTGA
- a CDS encoding BamA/TamA family outer membrane protein has translation MNHMLSGLRFQCGIVFLLLSALVPVAQADMRELLVDPDDGMLDASAMLNTAWGFMPVVMPITEPAVGLGLAGAGVWFHEKLTTTASGKVYLPSVSGLMAMATENGSRGLGGFHQQSWDDDNWSYTGMLFDGKVYLGAYNERLDKQLDYDLDGSFTLHRLARRLSSGLKASLAYQWARSEVGFDDIPDAFNDTNAALEFGLEYDRLDNPLSPMKGLKANLTLKDFNENWGGDSDFRMVKFDGRWHQPMGEWRLATRLLLEQATQQTPFYSLPFVSLRGVPAMAYFGNQVTSLEAEVGYQFSRRWSGIVFAGYGESNSSLRSIPFQFDANISAGGFGFRYLIAKTYGLHAGVDVAHNSDSGSALYIQMGSAWH, from the coding sequence ATGAATCACATGTTAAGCGGATTGAGGTTTCAGTGCGGCATTGTTTTTTTATTGCTAAGTGCGCTGGTACCTGTGGCGCAAGCGGATATGAGAGAGCTATTGGTTGATCCTGATGACGGTATGCTCGATGCCTCGGCCATGCTTAACACCGCCTGGGGTTTTATGCCGGTTGTGATGCCCATTACTGAACCCGCTGTGGGCTTGGGTTTAGCGGGGGCGGGCGTGTGGTTTCATGAAAAGCTAACCACCACGGCGTCGGGGAAAGTTTATTTGCCCTCGGTTTCGGGGCTTATGGCCATGGCGACCGAAAATGGCAGTCGCGGCCTAGGCGGTTTTCATCAACAATCCTGGGATGATGATAACTGGTCCTACACCGGCATGTTATTCGATGGCAAAGTCTACCTCGGCGCTTATAATGAGCGGCTTGATAAGCAACTCGATTACGATTTGGACGGCAGCTTTACCTTGCACCGCTTGGCCCGTCGTTTAAGTTCTGGCCTGAAGGCCTCGCTGGCCTATCAATGGGCACGCAGCGAAGTTGGGTTTGACGATATCCCCGATGCTTTCAATGATACCAACGCGGCTCTCGAGTTTGGTCTCGAATACGACAGGTTGGATAATCCGCTGTCGCCCATGAAAGGACTAAAAGCCAATTTGACGCTAAAAGATTTTAACGAAAATTGGGGCGGCGACAGCGATTTTCGAATGGTGAAGTTTGATGGGCGCTGGCACCAACCCATGGGCGAATGGCGCTTGGCAACTCGGTTATTATTGGAGCAGGCAACCCAACAAACACCGTTTTATAGTTTGCCCTTTGTGTCTCTGCGCGGGGTTCCCGCCATGGCCTATTTTGGTAACCAAGTCACTAGCCTAGAGGCAGAGGTGGGTTATCAGTTTAGCCGGCGTTGGTCCGGTATTGTGTTTGCCGGTTACGGTGAATCCAATAGCTCACTGCGCAGCATTCCCTTTCAATTCGATGCAAATATTAGCGCCGGTGGGTTTGGCTTTCGCTACTTAATCGCCAAAACCTATGGGCTTCACGCCGGTGTGGATGTGGCGCATAATTCTGACAGTGGCAGTGCCTTGTACATCCAAATGGGTTCCGCTTGGCATTAA
- a CDS encoding ATP-binding protein: MYLQKFIYVNWGNIPFGEFEFGPTNLLSGGNGSGKTTAADAIQTVMTAAHDGLFHFNPGQDESTQRGRGGKQVRTLPSYVLGCDDGAYARPDSAFGYLAAVFAPHAGEDAEAFTALLAMSAFVERSGQQKIARLDELTFYVLPQIKLLLGDLVREDKGGRYVLPSGQINQLLCARYGREKVEKYDRKKAYLCRLYGALRGKDEAVSEREAMNAARAFARFMAYKPIKAIDEFVANEILEQKDIGEAIRDVSAMLKRIHTMETDAKSVREAAERLLAARNGADSFIAHWLELQGLDYATAKQHYSEGQKDYLAAKKRQKDLRASVDKLEREALLAQERANALQGEVNDIRLQQLQVPALRDKEQLLQQQAALEASLHKGMVPLLAAVNQLQQEQNNAATFVKIRSDILLQQLWPSLADKHVSELLTKIARKIAGEPADVHALATKDWVDLAPLEQQLDQALVLQQLHNQWAELWCQTDGHRDDLRRVLERQVQLVEKTDRLRQQKIQEISQLESLQVNYPAGVRLALDAIRRQLPQADARVLCDHVEILDAQWQAAIEGYIGGARFGILVEPEFEAKAIAIVRGLPGRDNRARVIQGSKAAADSSRMQVEQDSIVAHMQFSHDVARDYLLASYGQVKCVEDANALRGVRRGVTRDAMGAANYTLFRCDIDDAELVFGQQARLRAKAAKELELEQLQLQLGEIREQASLLQQLYGLVAKLAPNSYADIMQSLIGTQRELEGVAVRLARLDVSDHLALEESLAQASALLAEQQEKIRSAQELRIKEAAQLLQVEGQCKQLDQRQDSALEVVETAEQNLLDVQSLWTDFNPEQAIAQADDWATSRSLTQLLAEQTALREALGKNLRRLDNHVMEHNQGAKSADQVVFEPNVANLESHANFSALCQLQRQLDGLYNRFKNNILATRQADISAMRASFNNAFVTNLCHAIYQAINDGKQTLEQLNKELEHHRFGADRERFYFGYSWVPEFKEYWQFFKAVIDNPALGDGESLFEMKLDKKHVQVRDRLMAMLLDKDEQLALRELSRLADYRNYRRYEIYKEPEGKEPIALSQYGTGSGGQLETPAYIIRSAAITSAFRFSEGRSHLRMVLVDEAFSKMDEHRSKEVINYLTQSLGLQLMFIMPSSKSGPFLDLVSNQFVFSKCSTSQAIGELKSRVLVDRQVLNQDAVKSLMEQHRQTLRHQASLDFLEELEGLND; this comes from the coding sequence ATGTATTTGCAAAAATTTATCTATGTTAATTGGGGCAATATTCCCTTCGGCGAGTTTGAGTTTGGCCCCACTAATTTATTGTCTGGCGGCAATGGCTCGGGTAAAACTACGGCCGCGGATGCAATCCAAACGGTGATGACCGCCGCCCACGATGGCTTGTTTCACTTTAATCCAGGTCAAGATGAATCGACCCAGCGCGGGCGCGGTGGTAAACAGGTGCGCACCTTGCCGTCCTATGTGTTGGGTTGTGATGATGGCGCCTATGCTCGACCAGATTCTGCGTTTGGTTATTTAGCCGCGGTATTTGCGCCCCATGCCGGTGAGGATGCCGAAGCTTTCACGGCGCTACTGGCGATGAGTGCATTTGTTGAGCGCAGCGGCCAACAAAAAATAGCCCGTTTAGATGAACTTACCTTCTATGTATTGCCGCAAATTAAGTTGCTGCTTGGCGACTTAGTGCGCGAAGACAAGGGCGGCCGCTATGTGCTGCCGAGCGGGCAAATTAATCAGTTATTATGCGCGCGCTACGGTCGAGAAAAAGTCGAGAAATACGATCGGAAAAAAGCCTATTTGTGTCGCTTGTATGGCGCCTTGCGCGGTAAGGATGAGGCCGTTTCCGAGCGCGAAGCTATGAATGCGGCCCGTGCCTTTGCCCGCTTTATGGCTTACAAGCCGATAAAGGCCATTGATGAATTTGTCGCCAATGAAATATTGGAGCAGAAAGATATTGGCGAGGCTATTCGCGATGTCTCGGCCATGCTCAAGCGTATTCACACCATGGAAACCGATGCAAAATCTGTGCGCGAGGCGGCGGAGCGGTTGTTGGCCGCACGCAATGGCGCCGACAGTTTTATTGCCCATTGGTTGGAGTTGCAAGGCTTAGATTATGCCACGGCTAAACAGCACTACAGCGAAGGCCAGAAGGATTATCTAGCTGCGAAAAAACGGCAAAAGGATTTGCGCGCTTCAGTAGATAAGCTTGAGCGCGAAGCGCTACTGGCACAAGAGCGGGCCAATGCGCTGCAAGGCGAAGTTAATGATATTCGCTTACAGCAATTGCAGGTTCCAGCGCTGCGCGATAAAGAACAGCTGTTACAGCAGCAAGCGGCCTTGGAGGCAAGTTTGCACAAGGGCATGGTGCCCTTGCTAGCCGCTGTTAACCAACTGCAGCAAGAGCAAAACAACGCTGCTACCTTCGTTAAAATTCGCTCCGATATTTTACTGCAACAGCTGTGGCCGTCTTTAGCCGATAAACATGTGAGTGAACTTCTAACAAAAATTGCCAGAAAAATTGCCGGTGAACCCGCCGATGTACACGCCTTGGCGACTAAAGATTGGGTCGACTTAGCTCCCTTAGAGCAGCAGCTTGATCAAGCCTTAGTGTTACAACAACTACACAACCAATGGGCTGAACTCTGGTGTCAAACCGATGGCCATCGCGATGATTTGCGCCGGGTGTTAGAGCGGCAGGTGCAATTGGTTGAAAAAACCGATCGCTTAAGGCAGCAGAAAATTCAAGAGATTAGTCAGCTTGAGTCCCTGCAGGTTAATTACCCTGCGGGGGTTCGCTTGGCCCTCGACGCTATTCGTAGACAATTGCCCCAGGCCGATGCGCGAGTGTTATGTGATCATGTGGAAATCCTCGATGCCCAGTGGCAGGCCGCAATTGAAGGTTATATTGGTGGTGCGCGTTTTGGCATATTGGTGGAGCCAGAATTTGAAGCCAAAGCCATTGCCATTGTGCGTGGACTGCCAGGGCGCGATAACCGCGCCCGGGTTATTCAGGGCAGCAAAGCCGCGGCAGACAGCAGCCGTATGCAGGTTGAGCAAGATAGCATCGTCGCCCATATGCAATTTAGCCATGACGTGGCGCGCGATTATTTACTGGCTAGTTATGGGCAAGTGAAGTGTGTCGAGGATGCCAATGCGCTCAGAGGCGTGCGCCGCGGCGTTACTCGCGATGCAATGGGCGCGGCAAACTACACCTTGTTTCGCTGTGACATCGACGATGCCGAACTGGTGTTTGGTCAGCAGGCGAGGTTGCGTGCTAAAGCTGCTAAAGAACTTGAGCTAGAGCAGCTGCAACTGCAGCTGGGTGAAATTCGCGAGCAGGCTAGTTTGTTGCAGCAGCTTTACGGCTTAGTGGCCAAATTGGCGCCCAACAGTTACGCCGATATTATGCAATCCCTCATCGGAACTCAGCGAGAGTTGGAAGGGGTGGCTGTGCGATTGGCGCGTTTGGATGTTAGCGATCATCTCGCCTTAGAGGAATCCCTTGCCCAAGCCAGTGCATTACTGGCTGAGCAACAGGAAAAAATTCGTTCTGCACAAGAATTGCGCATCAAAGAAGCGGCACAGCTGTTACAAGTGGAGGGCCAATGTAAACAGTTGGATCAGCGCCAAGACAGTGCCTTGGAAGTGGTGGAAACCGCAGAGCAAAATTTGTTGGATGTGCAAAGTTTGTGGACTGACTTTAATCCCGAGCAGGCCATTGCGCAAGCCGATGACTGGGCCACATCGCGCTCATTGACGCAGTTGTTGGCAGAGCAAACAGCTTTGCGCGAAGCGTTAGGTAAAAATCTCCGTCGTTTAGATAACCACGTGATGGAGCATAACCAGGGGGCAAAATCCGCCGATCAAGTGGTGTTTGAACCTAATGTTGCCAATCTTGAAAGTCACGCCAACTTCTCGGCTTTATGCCAATTGCAACGCCAGTTAGACGGTCTGTATAACCGCTTTAAAAATAACATTCTCGCCACCCGTCAGGCTGATATCAGTGCTATGAGGGCCAGTTTTAACAATGCCTTCGTTACTAATTTATGCCACGCCATTTACCAGGCCATTAATGACGGTAAGCAAACCCTTGAGCAGTTGAACAAGGAACTCGAACACCATCGCTTTGGAGCAGATAGAGAAAGATTCTATTTTGGCTATTCTTGGGTGCCTGAATTTAAAGAGTACTGGCAATTCTTTAAAGCCGTGATCGACAACCCTGCCTTGGGTGATGGCGAGTCGCTATTCGAAATGAAACTGGATAAAAAGCACGTACAAGTGCGCGATCGTTTAATGGCTATGTTGTTGGATAAAGACGAGCAGCTAGCCTTGCGAGAGTTGTCCCGTTTGGCGGACTATCGCAATTACCGACGCTATGAAATATATAAAGAACCCGAGGGCAAAGAACCTATTGCCCTGAGCCAATACGGCACCGGATCTGGCGGGCAGCTAGAGACGCCGGCCTATATTATCCGAAGTGCTGCCATTACCTCGGCATTTAGATTTAGTGAAGGGCGTAGCCATTTGCGCATGGTGCTGGTGGATGAAGCATTCAGTAAGATGGATGAGCATCGCTCGAAAGAGGTGATTAATTATTTGACCCAGTCTTTAGGCCTGCAGTTAATGTTTATTATGCCGTCGAGTAAATCAGGGCCGTTTTTAGATTTGGTTAGCAATCAGTTTGTGTTTAGCAAATGCTCAACCTCTCAGGCCATTGGCGAGCTAAAGTCGCGCGTACTGGTGGATCGGCAGGTATTAAATCAGGATGCGGTTAAAAGCTTAATGGAGCAGCATCGGCAAACCTTACGTCATCAGGCAAGTTTGGATTTTCTCGAGGAGCTTGAAGGGTTGAATGACTGA
- a CDS encoding OprD family outer membrane porin, translating to MLRLIKNRSSTLLPPLCLLCTAALSTLATLADDLQGVDALLEPGRAPHQLNLKLRNLYFNKRRDSSSKDSSLINQWGQAAEINYANKQLASFLEVGASAYAALKLYGPDDNRSSDIFEQQADGSLADGYAKIGQLYGKLKFNEHNYLSLGAQVLDYNLLESSASRATPSTFLHRAVHLGKGGWSGHYLYTDRWSPRYANNYEKFTNNAGDTISNIQIAGISYANDQLYFIGEVGRADAYLERQSINTGYRFKVNSKTKLNVNLRYHAAQDAGALYDSTFGGRRAGTGLDGRKVSLLAEYEGEKFHIGTMLARNGKDGFDGYWYSKDHGTLRDWSQRQVSEFVAADERIFHIQTRYDMNDTLPGFQWALTYTRGTGARASKDYESNPDNDAVEGSEWEVNLVLEYDFVHQGVKGLTFRYIGAYYQNTIDTVDIWNNSIARSNDDDSDNRFYLDYTIAF from the coding sequence ATGTTAAGACTGATCAAAAATCGCTCAAGTACATTGCTGCCCCCGCTCTGTCTCCTATGCACGGCGGCACTCTCCACCCTAGCCACTCTAGCCGATGACCTTCAAGGGGTGGATGCACTGCTTGAGCCCGGGCGCGCGCCACATCAACTCAATTTGAAACTTCGCAACCTCTATTTTAATAAGCGACGCGATAGCAGCAGTAAAGACAGCTCGCTAATTAATCAATGGGGGCAAGCCGCTGAAATCAACTATGCCAACAAGCAGCTAGCAAGTTTTTTGGAGGTTGGTGCCTCGGCTTACGCTGCGTTGAAACTCTATGGCCCAGACGACAACCGCAGTAGCGATATATTCGAACAGCAAGCAGATGGCAGCCTCGCCGATGGCTATGCAAAAATCGGCCAACTCTATGGCAAGCTCAAGTTCAACGAGCACAATTATCTAAGCCTAGGGGCGCAAGTATTGGACTACAACCTACTCGAATCCTCCGCGAGTCGAGCCACACCGAGTACATTTTTACATCGAGCCGTTCATCTAGGCAAAGGTGGGTGGTCCGGCCACTACCTGTACACCGATCGATGGAGCCCGCGCTATGCAAATAACTATGAAAAATTTACCAACAACGCCGGTGATACTATTTCAAATATTCAAATTGCCGGAATAAGTTACGCCAACGACCAACTGTATTTTATCGGTGAAGTGGGACGGGCCGATGCGTACCTGGAGCGTCAATCCATTAACACCGGTTACCGCTTTAAGGTAAATTCAAAAACCAAGCTCAACGTAAATCTGCGCTACCACGCCGCCCAAGACGCCGGCGCTCTCTATGATTCCACCTTCGGCGGTCGCAGGGCCGGCACCGGACTCGACGGCAGGAAAGTTAGCTTACTCGCAGAGTATGAAGGCGAAAAATTTCATATCGGCACGATGCTGGCGCGCAACGGTAAAGATGGTTTCGACGGCTACTGGTACAGCAAAGATCACGGCACCTTGCGCGACTGGTCTCAGCGTCAAGTTTCGGAGTTTGTCGCCGCAGATGAGCGTATATTTCATATCCAAACCCGATATGACATGAACGACACTCTACCCGGATTTCAGTGGGCACTGACCTACACCAGAGGCACCGGTGCCCGCGCCAGCAAGGATTACGAAAGCAATCCAGACAATGATGCGGTAGAGGGCAGCGAATGGGAGGTGAACTTAGTGCTTGAGTACGACTTTGTTCATCAAGGTGTTAAAGGCCTAACCTTTCGTTACATAGGCGCCTATTACCAAAACACGATTGATACTGTCGACATTTGGAACAACTCAATTGCTCGCTCTAACGATGACGATTCCGATAACCGTTTCTACCTAGACTACACAATCGCTTTTTGA
- a CDS encoding DUF4194 domain-containing protein, translating to MSDLNALLEKSLAEKDLHRQQFQSLIQRLLDYGIICRDESQIEADFYDLFVRCEGIVDDYLLMAGIRFYHDKRFEYVRLVPPGARVPGVDDEANDGPAGGGLRANLSPMAVALTLVLAVEYEKSLREARVDEKGCASLSLEALNLSMKNLLGRSLPEQQLERRALFRQLRQLRLIRMASDADLQQGDSWLLIRPMILTLVNEDALAPLLAGEAKHASLLTDANGEADADEGEH from the coding sequence ATGTCTGACCTTAACGCGCTACTCGAAAAATCCTTGGCGGAAAAAGATTTGCATCGCCAGCAGTTCCAAAGCTTGATTCAACGCTTATTGGATTACGGCATTATCTGCCGCGATGAAAGTCAGATTGAAGCGGATTTCTATGACTTGTTTGTGCGCTGCGAAGGCATTGTGGACGATTATCTGTTAATGGCGGGTATTCGTTTTTACCACGACAAGCGCTTTGAGTATGTGCGTTTGGTGCCGCCCGGTGCGCGTGTCCCCGGCGTTGATGACGAGGCAAATGATGGCCCTGCGGGCGGTGGCTTGCGCGCCAATTTATCGCCTATGGCCGTGGCGTTAACCTTGGTGCTTGCGGTTGAGTATGAGAAGTCCTTGCGCGAGGCGCGGGTGGATGAAAAGGGTTGCGCGAGTTTGTCGCTCGAGGCGCTTAACTTATCCATGAAAAATTTATTGGGCCGAAGTCTACCCGAGCAACAGTTAGAGCGCCGCGCCTTGTTTCGCCAGCTGCGCCAGCTACGTCTTATTCGTATGGCGAGCGACGCCGATTTGCAACAGGGCGATAGCTGGTTGTTGATTCGGCCGATGATTCTCACTTTAGTAAACGAAGATGCCCTAGCGCCGCTATTGGCTGGCGAGGCTAAACACGCGTCATTGTTGACCGACGCGAATGGCGAAGCTGATGCTGATGAGGGTGAGCACTGA
- the hemB gene encoding porphobilinogen synthase — protein MSQPQFRFRRLRRTQALRQLVQEVHLNSADFIWPIFVEEDIDTPVAIQSMPGVYRFPEDQLAEQVKLAWDAGIRAVLLFGVSTHKDSCGADSWAEQGLMARMIRAAKEAAPDMVVISDNCFCEYTEHGHCGVVVADDVDNDKTLVNLRKQVVTAARAGVDMIAPSGMMDGMISAIRDALDDAGFSHIPVMSYSSKFASAFYGPFRDAVDSNFKGTRASYQMNPANAREALAESMMDEAEGADLLMVKPGLAYLDVLAAIRANSQLPLAVYQVSGEYAMIKAASNAGVIDEKAVVLESLLAFKRAGADLIITYFALDAVRWLSEK, from the coding sequence ATGAGTCAGCCGCAATTTCGCTTCCGGCGTTTACGCCGTACCCAAGCGCTACGCCAACTGGTGCAAGAAGTGCACTTGAACAGTGCCGATTTTATTTGGCCGATTTTTGTCGAAGAAGATATCGATACCCCGGTGGCAATTCAAAGTATGCCGGGTGTTTATCGTTTCCCTGAAGACCAGCTGGCCGAGCAGGTTAAGTTAGCGTGGGATGCAGGCATTCGCGCGGTTTTACTGTTTGGCGTCTCTACCCACAAGGACAGTTGCGGTGCCGACTCCTGGGCCGAGCAGGGTTTGATGGCGCGCATGATTCGCGCGGCAAAAGAAGCGGCGCCCGATATGGTAGTTATCAGCGATAACTGCTTTTGCGAATACACCGAGCACGGCCATTGTGGTGTGGTGGTGGCCGATGATGTGGATAACGACAAGACCCTGGTGAATTTGAGAAAGCAGGTGGTTACGGCCGCGCGCGCAGGGGTCGACATGATTGCGCCCTCGGGCATGATGGACGGCATGATCAGCGCCATCCGCGACGCTCTGGATGACGCCGGCTTTAGTCACATACCGGTGATGTCTTATTCGTCTAAATTTGCCTCGGCTTTTTACGGCCCGTTTCGGGACGCCGTAGATAGTAATTTCAAAGGCACCCGCGCCAGCTATCAAATGAACCCGGCCAATGCGCGCGAGGCGCTGGCTGAGTCGATGATGGATGAAGCCGAGGGTGCCGACTTGCTTATGGTGAAGCCTGGGCTGGCCTACTTGGATGTGTTGGCCGCTATTCGCGCCAATAGCCAGTTGCCGCTTGCTGTTTATCAGGTGAGCGGTGAATATGCCATGATCAAAGCCGCCAGCAACGCCGGCGTGATCGATGAAAAGGCGGTGGTGTTAGAGTCTTTGCTGGCCTTTAAACGCGCCGGCGCCGATTTGATTATTACCTACTTTGCGCTTGATGCCGTGCGTTGGCTGAGCGAAAAATAA
- a CDS encoding DUF3012 domain-containing protein, producing the protein MLNIVACSPEVGSDKWCKNMADQPSGEWTANEAADYAKHCVFKKLK; encoded by the coding sequence ATGCTGAATATAGTTGCTTGTAGCCCGGAAGTGGGCAGTGACAAGTGGTGTAAAAATATGGCCGATCAGCCCAGTGGCGAATGGACGGCTAACGAAGCGGCGGATTACGCCAAGCATTGTGTCTTTAAAAAGCTTAAATAA
- the cysS gene encoding cysteine--tRNA ligase produces MSLQVYNSASRKKEVFTPIDPAAVKMYVCGPTVYNLVHIGNARPVVVFDTFYRLLKSLYPSVTYARNITDVDDKIMKVAVEEGVAISVVSSRFAAEYQKDMAALNNLEPDITPYATEHIGEMIAMTEQLVAKGHAYEAQGHVLFAVQSMADYGKLSGRSLEDMLAGARVEVAPYKKYAGDFVLWKPSVDGEPGWDSPFGFGRPGWHLECSAMIEKHFGNTIDVHGGGKDLIFPHHENELAQSCCAHDNEPFVKYWMHNGFVNIDGEKMSKSLGNFRTVRELLESYSGEVIRLALLSAHYRSDMDFSVELLEQSKTNLDSFYTALRAVSDVALIDLDISASKFYAALLDDLNTPLAISELHALSKSLNKANGVERAALKSEFLACASLLGLLQQDPEQWLTQGADGEIEAAEIEALIEARVTAKANKNWARCDEIRDQLKAAGVVLEDSKDGTSWRRER; encoded by the coding sequence ATGTCGTTACAGGTATACAACTCAGCCAGCCGTAAAAAAGAAGTTTTTACACCGATCGATCCGGCGGCGGTAAAAATGTATGTGTGTGGGCCCACGGTTTATAACTTGGTGCACATCGGCAATGCACGCCCGGTCGTGGTGTTCGACACCTTTTATCGGCTGCTGAAATCTCTCTATCCCTCGGTAACTTACGCCCGCAATATTACCGATGTCGACGATAAAATTATGAAGGTGGCGGTCGAAGAGGGTGTTGCTATTAGTGTGGTGTCGAGCCGCTTCGCGGCGGAATATCAAAAAGACATGGCAGCGCTGAACAATCTCGAACCAGATATCACCCCCTATGCCACCGAGCATATTGGCGAGATGATTGCGATGACCGAGCAGTTGGTTGCGAAAGGCCACGCCTATGAAGCCCAGGGGCATGTTCTATTTGCGGTTCAGTCCATGGCAGATTACGGCAAGTTATCGGGTCGTTCCCTGGAGGACATGTTGGCCGGCGCGCGAGTCGAAGTTGCGCCCTATAAAAAGTATGCCGGCGATTTTGTGCTGTGGAAACCGTCTGTCGACGGCGAGCCCGGTTGGGATAGCCCTTTTGGCTTCGGTCGCCCCGGTTGGCATTTAGAGTGCTCGGCGATGATCGAAAAGCATTTTGGTAACACCATCGATGTACACGGTGGCGGCAAAGATTTGATTTTCCCGCATCACGAAAACGAGTTGGCGCAAAGCTGCTGCGCGCACGATAACGAACCCTTTGTGAAGTATTGGATGCACAACGGTTTCGTCAATATCGACGGCGAAAAAATGTCAAAGTCTTTAGGTAACTTCCGCACCGTGCGAGAGTTGCTGGAAAGCTACAGCGGTGAAGTAATTCGCCTGGCGCTTTTAAGTGCCCACTATCGCTCTGATATGGATTTTTCCGTGGAGTTGCTCGAGCAATCTAAAACAAATTTAGACTCGTTTTATACCGCCCTGCGAGCGGTCAGTGATGTCGCCTTAATAGACCTAGATATTTCTGCATCCAAGTTCTATGCCGCGCTATTGGATGACTTGAACACACCCTTGGCAATTAGCGAGTTGCACGCGCTGTCGAAGTCTTTGAATAAGGCCAATGGAGTAGAGCGGGCGGCGTTGAAATCTGAATTTTTAGCCTGCGCCAGTTTACTTGGCCTGCTACAGCAAGATCCAGAGCAGTGGTTAACCCAAGGCGCCGATGGTGAAATTGAAGCGGCAGAGATTGAGGCATTAATTGAAGCGCGAGTGACAGCCAAGGCCAATAAAAACTGGGCTCGCTGCGATGAAATTCGCGATCAATTAAAAGCCGCCGGTGTGGTGTTGGAAGATAGCAAGGATGGCACCAGCTGGCGCCGAGAAAGATAA